Proteins encoded within one genomic window of Fibrobacterota bacterium:
- a CDS encoding Gfo/Idh/MocA family oxidoreductase, with protein sequence MTHSPFRVGVVGAGGIARGQHLPGWRGIPNVNIVAIADINKAAASAAAMEFGAAHVFTDFQDLLKLDLDAVDVCTPNLSHVPIVQAALEAGKHVICEKPLAVTAREVRQIGELADAKGLKLMTAQHHRFGAAGRAAKRWAEQGFLGPVYHARVRAMRRAWLPVSPGFIDARLSGGGPCMDIGVHALDLCLWLMGFPEPARVSGTARVNFAKGSEIPGMWGEWNRELYSVEDFAAGFVHFKGPSGGTLGLETAWLGHQAENEEMGCQLFGLKGGLKWPDGHFASVQGGVFAQGSLTYPTHVENAYLEELRAFHDCIVNGTPSPVPWRETEKVIAILEAIYTSQKEGREVVLGIS encoded by the coding sequence ATGACCCATTCCCCCTTCCGCGTCGGCGTCGTAGGCGCCGGCGGTATAGCTCGCGGGCAACATTTGCCGGGCTGGCGCGGCATTCCCAATGTGAATATCGTCGCGATAGCCGACATCAACAAGGCGGCCGCGTCGGCCGCGGCCATGGAATTCGGGGCCGCCCACGTCTTCACCGATTTCCAGGATCTGCTTAAACTCGATCTGGACGCCGTGGACGTGTGCACCCCCAACCTTTCCCATGTGCCCATCGTCCAGGCCGCCCTGGAGGCGGGCAAGCACGTGATCTGCGAGAAGCCCTTGGCGGTGACCGCGCGCGAGGTGCGTCAGATCGGGGAGCTGGCCGACGCCAAAGGCCTGAAACTGATGACCGCCCAGCATCATCGCTTCGGGGCCGCCGGGCGCGCGGCCAAACGCTGGGCGGAACAAGGCTTCCTCGGGCCCGTCTATCACGCGCGGGTGCGGGCCATGCGGCGCGCCTGGCTGCCGGTTTCCCCCGGCTTCATCGACGCGCGGTTATCCGGCGGCGGTCCTTGCATGGACATCGGCGTGCATGCGCTGGACCTTTGCCTGTGGCTAATGGGATTTCCCGAACCGGCGCGCGTGAGCGGGACGGCGCGGGTGAACTTCGCGAAAGGCAGCGAGATCCCCGGCATGTGGGGGGAATGGAACCGCGAGCTGTATTCGGTCGAGGATTTCGCCGCCGGCTTCGTGCATTTCAAGGGCCCTTCAGGGGGCACCCTGGGCTTGGAGACCGCTTGGCTGGGGCATCAGGCGGAGAACGAAGAGATGGGTTGCCAACTCTTCGGGCTGAAGGGCGGGCTGAAATGGCCCGACGGGCACTTCGCTTCGGTGCAGGGCGGCGTGTTCGCGCAGGGATCCTTGACCTATCCCACCCATGTCGAAAACGCCTACCTCGAGGAGCTGCGCGCATTCCATGACTGCATCGTGAACGGAACGCCGTCCCCGGTGCCGTGGCGGGAGACAGAGAAGGTGATCGCCATCCTGGAGGCGATCTATACGTCGCAGAAGGAAGGGCGGGAAGTGGTCCTGGGTATTTCCTGA
- a CDS encoding glycosyltransferase family 2 protein — protein sequence MDGRDWQTGRAGAGPPRVSVIVPCHNEEANVRPLYAAVSAACVGIPIEMIFVDDGSTDRTGGEVASLASRDATVRLISFVRNAGHQNALRAGYRAARGRFIATLDADLQHPPALLPAMLAKAEDGFDVVQMVREGTQSGFFKNLLSRAFYRIFNAVSEVPIQPQASDFRMVSRTVCDALNTLPERHLIIRAILPYLGFRTASLPYRLGERLHGNASFGFRQSWRMGSEALFGFSTVPLKLAMRMGMIISALAFLYGIYNVAAKIFTNHNVPGYTDLIASTLFLGGLILVYLGILGRYILVILDHLKRRPEYVLAPNATDLTPRITAFPVRPLDEDSLPPRPEGRRSDRAA from the coding sequence ATGGACGGACGGGATTGGCAAACCGGCAGGGCCGGCGCGGGGCCGCCGCGCGTTTCGGTGATCGTGCCTTGCCATAATGAAGAGGCCAATGTCCGGCCCCTGTACGCGGCGGTTTCCGCGGCCTGCGTCGGCATTCCCATCGAAATGATCTTCGTGGACGACGGCAGCACCGATCGAACCGGGGGGGAGGTTGCATCGTTGGCGTCACGCGATGCCACCGTGCGCCTGATCAGCTTCGTCCGCAATGCCGGCCACCAGAACGCCTTGCGCGCCGGCTACCGCGCCGCCCGGGGCCGTTTCATCGCGACCTTGGATGCCGACCTCCAGCATCCTCCCGCCCTTTTGCCGGCCATGCTGGCCAAAGCCGAAGACGGTTTCGACGTGGTGCAGATGGTTCGCGAGGGGACCCAATCCGGCTTCTTCAAGAATCTCCTGTCGCGCGCCTTCTACCGGATTTTCAACGCGGTCTCCGAAGTTCCCATCCAGCCCCAGGCCTCCGACTTCCGCATGGTCAGCCGCACGGTTTGCGACGCGCTGAACACGCTTCCGGAGCGGCACCTGATCATACGCGCCATCCTACCGTATTTGGGCTTCCGCACCGCCTCGCTGCCTTATCGCTTGGGCGAGCGCCTGCATGGGAACGCCTCCTTCGGTTTCCGCCAGTCCTGGCGGATGGGCTCGGAGGCCTTATTCGGATTCAGCACGGTACCCCTGAAGTTGGCCATGCGCATGGGAATGATCATCAGCGCGTTGGCCTTCTTGTACGGCATCTACAACGTAGCCGCCAAGATTTTCACCAACCACAACGTTCCCGGCTATACCGACTTGATCGCCTCGACGCTCTTCCTCGGAGGACTTATACTCGTCTACTTGGGAATCCTGGGTCGGTATATCCTGGTCATCCTCGATCACCTAAAGCGGCGTCCCGAATACGTTCTCGCGCCCAACGCGACGGATCTCACGCCGCGAATCACCGCCTTCCCCGTTCGCCCGTTGGACGAAGATTCCCTGCCGCCCCGGCCGGAAGGGCGTCGTAGCGACCGCGCGGCCTGA
- a CDS encoding DUF4399 domain-containing protein: MAGSLLVLAGCGGGDKKVYFGNLTDGASVESPFKVEMKAENLIVEPATMGVNQGHGHFHIIVDAPLASPSEPMAKDAVHLHFGDGQTETTLDLPVGQHTLILQFAKGDHVPYDPPIYQQVTVNVTKRNAPEPAAAKPADSTAAKVDTTAKAAASATADTSKAKAKKAAPKAAKKKTK, from the coding sequence ATGGCGGGGTCTCTCCTGGTTTTAGCCGGCTGCGGCGGCGGAGACAAGAAGGTCTATTTCGGAAACCTGACGGACGGGGCCAGCGTAGAAAGCCCGTTTAAAGTGGAAATGAAGGCGGAAAACCTGATCGTCGAGCCCGCGACCATGGGCGTGAATCAAGGCCACGGCCATTTCCATATCATCGTGGATGCGCCTTTGGCTTCCCCTTCGGAACCGATGGCGAAGGATGCGGTGCATCTCCATTTCGGGGACGGACAGACCGAAACCACCTTGGACTTGCCGGTCGGGCAGCATACCCTCATCCTGCAATTCGCCAAGGGCGACCATGTCCCCTACGATCCGCCCATCTACCAGCAGGTTACGGTGAACGTCACTAAGCGCAATGCCCCGGAACCGGCCGCGGCCAAGCCGGCGGATTCGACCGCGGCTAAGGTGGACACGACCGCAAAGGCCGCTGCTTCAGCGACCGCGGATACGTCCAAAGCCAAGGCGAAGAAGGCCGCCCCTAAAGCGGCCAAGAAGAAAACCAAGTAA